Genomic window ([Empedobacter] haloabium):
TGTGGCACCGGCCGTTCGACAACCGCAAGCTGACCTGGGCCGCCGGCGCGCTGGGGATGTTCTCGCTGATCCTGTCGCAATCGAAGACGAGCTGGATTTCGCTGCTGCTGGCGGGCTGCTGCTTCGCGTGGTTCCGCCACCGCGACGAGATCGCGGCACGGCTGACGGACCACCGGCGCCCGCTGGTGTCCGTCGCGCTCGTGGGCGGCGCGATGCTGGCCATGCTGGGCATGGGCATGCTGATCATGTTCGGCGACGTCGGCAACCATATCGCGCAGGCCATGAATTCCAATCAGGGCGCGTCGCTCAGCTCGTTCAGCGGCCGCGATCAGATCTGGCGCGTGGCGCAGGAGGAGTGGGATCGCAATCCCGTGTTCGGCTACGGCCTGACCATCTGGAACCCGGCGTTCCTGATCGCCATCCGGATGCCGTTCGCCGTGCATGCGCACAGCCAGTTCTACCAGACTGCCGTCAGCGCCGGCTGGGTGGGGGTGATCGGTCTGATCATCTATGTCGCGGTGCTGGCTTACCTGGCAGTGCGCACGGCGCGCGCCAGCGGTGGCGTCACGCTGGCATTTTTCGTCATTGTCTTTATCCGCGGCATCAGTGAGGTTCCGCTGTCGATGACCGGTATCGCGATGGAAACCCTCGCGCACCTGATGCTGATCATCGTGCTGACGGCCTACTACGTGCCGTCCATGGCGAAACGGCGCGCTGCCGTGTCCGCAAACACGCCCGCAATCTACGCGAAAGGTCTAGCCTGATGTTGTGCTCCGTTATCATTCCTCTCTATAACAAAGCGGCCTACGTTGCCGCTGCGATCGAGTCGGTGCTGACGCAAACTTACCAGGATGTCGAAGTCATCGTCGTCGACGATGGTTCGTCGGACGGCGGCCAGGCCGTCGTCGAAGGCATCCGGGATCCGCGCGTTCGCTTCGTGCGCCAGCCGAACGGCGGCGTGTCGAAGGCGCGCAATACCGGGATCGATGCCGCCCG
Coding sequences:
- a CDS encoding O-antigen ligase family protein — protein: MTETLIVLIVFMIALGAVGALALAMHWGHKREQGLVPYFFYLSLLSSALAVALSSRDLSLPDELVSVATGKHPIAAWTGRFATIFMLLTCAERILHRITTPGPGRPLPKLLMFGFFTFYVATIVSPAFFARHPNFAHEYVHVLIIATALMLFTPKEADLSVKTMRNAIFWFLLASFAFLLVRRSHVLMTGYHGIIPFLTVRYAGLASHANTLGPLTVIFLLCLWHRPFDNRKLTWAAGALGMFSLILSQSKTSWISLLLAGCCFAWFRHRDEIAARLTDHRRPLVSVALVGGAMLAMLGMGMLIMFGDVGNHIAQAMNSNQGASLSSFSGRDQIWRVAQEEWDRNPVFGYGLTIWNPAFLIAIRMPFAVHAHSQFYQTAVSAGWVGVIGLIIYVAVLAYLAVRTARASGGVTLAFFVIVFIRGISEVPLSMTGIAMETLAHLMLIIVLTAYYVPSMAKRRAAVSANTPAIYAKGLA